The proteins below are encoded in one region of Reichenbachiella sp. 5M10:
- a CDS encoding (Fe-S)-binding protein has product MSDQTINVPTVAELQAKGESPEILFWVGCAGSFDDRYKRVTVAFTKILHHLGVNYAVLGPEESCTGDPARRAGNEFLFQMQAMSNIQLLDMYNIKKIVTACPHCFNTIKNEYPDLGGNYEVVHHTTFLQEMLNEGKLKVAGGDYKGQKITYHDSCYLGRANGIYEAPRELLQSLDADLVEMKRCKTKGLCCGAGGGQMFKDAEKGDKEINIARTEEAIGTGAKVIASACPFCMTMMSDGVKNKEKEGEVQVKDIAEIIEESLGK; this is encoded by the coding sequence ATGAGTGATCAAACGATAAACGTACCAACAGTAGCTGAGCTTCAAGCGAAGGGTGAAAGCCCAGAGATATTGTTTTGGGTGGGCTGTGCTGGGTCCTTTGATGATAGATACAAGCGTGTTACTGTTGCTTTTACCAAAATACTCCATCATCTCGGTGTGAATTATGCCGTGCTCGGTCCCGAAGAAAGTTGTACAGGAGACCCTGCCAGACGAGCAGGCAATGAATTTCTATTCCAGATGCAAGCCATGTCTAATATCCAGTTGCTGGACATGTACAACATCAAGAAAATTGTAACAGCTTGCCCGCATTGTTTCAATACGATCAAAAATGAATACCCTGATCTGGGAGGGAATTATGAGGTAGTACACCATACCACTTTTTTACAGGAGATGCTCAACGAGGGTAAGCTCAAAGTTGCAGGAGGAGACTACAAGGGACAGAAGATAACCTACCATGACTCGTGCTATCTCGGTCGTGCCAATGGGATCTACGAAGCACCTCGTGAGCTGCTCCAGTCACTCGATGCGGACCTAGTAGAAATGAAACGTTGCAAGACCAAAGGCCTGTGTTGCGGCGCAGGTGGAGGCCAGATGTTCAAAGATGCGGAGAAGGGCGACAAGGAGATCAATATAGCCCGTACCGAAGAGGCGATAGGTACGGGAGCTAAGGTGATTGCATCGGCTTGTCCATTCTGCATGACTATGATGTCCGATGGGGTCAAGAACAAAGAGAAGGAAGGAGAGGTACAGGTCAAAGATATTGCAGAGATCATAGAGGAGTCCTTGGGTAAATAA
- the coaE gene encoding dephospho-CoA kinase (Dephospho-CoA kinase (CoaE) performs the final step in coenzyme A biosynthesis.) translates to MKKIGVTGGIGSGKSTICKIFRTLGIPTYDADSRAKLLMNTNPEIRKKIIASFGPLSYENNQLNRSYLAEKVFTKGDNIQTLNTIVHPVVALDFEEWALLQHSPYVLKEAALLIESGSYQTLDALINVSAPMTLRIQRVKKRDPFRSDAQIQSIIEKQLPEEKRQTVANYNILNGNERLVIPQVTALHQVLSSN, encoded by the coding sequence ATGAAAAAAATAGGCGTCACTGGAGGCATCGGATCAGGCAAAAGTACAATTTGCAAGATCTTTCGTACCCTAGGAATCCCAACCTATGACGCAGACTCGCGCGCCAAATTGCTCATGAACACCAACCCTGAGATTAGAAAAAAAATAATTGCGTCTTTCGGCCCACTATCCTATGAAAACAACCAACTGAATCGGTCTTACTTGGCCGAAAAGGTATTTACAAAAGGAGACAACATACAAACCCTCAATACAATCGTACACCCTGTCGTAGCGTTAGACTTTGAAGAATGGGCTTTGCTACAACATAGCCCCTACGTACTCAAAGAGGCCGCTCTTCTCATCGAATCAGGGAGTTACCAAACACTCGATGCTTTGATCAATGTCTCTGCTCCCATGACTCTACGCATACAACGTGTCAAAAAAAGAGACCCCTTCAGGAGTGATGCTCAGATCCAAAGTATCATCGAAAAGCAACTCCCAGAAGAAAAACGCCAAACGGTCGCAAACTACAACATACTCAATGGAAACGAGCGCCTTGTCATCCCGCAGGTTACCGCCTTGCATCAGGTTTTATCCAGCAACTAA
- the yajC gene encoding preprotein translocase subunit YajC produces MLNQILLQAASGSSYSSFIMLGVMAVVFYFFFIRPQQKKQKDQKKFTEEVKKGDLAVTVGGIHGKIVETTDTTVTLDIDRGTKMVIEKSSISMEMSKKANEK; encoded by the coding sequence ATGTTGAATCAAATATTATTACAGGCAGCTTCAGGCAGTAGCTACTCTAGCTTTATCATGCTAGGTGTGATGGCGGTAGTATTCTACTTCTTCTTCATCAGACCACAACAGAAAAAGCAGAAGGATCAAAAGAAATTTACCGAAGAGGTAAAAAAAGGTGATCTAGCTGTGACCGTAGGAGGTATCCATGGCAAAATCGTAGAAACAACGGATACAACCGTGACACTCGACATTGACCGAGGCACCAAAATGGTCATCGAAAAATCATCGATCTCTATGGAGATGAGCAAAAAAGCCAACGAGAAGTAA
- a CDS encoding DUF1573 domain-containing protein, whose translation MRNITLLSAVVAVFALTMTGCSNADLESRVSRLEGRVAELEGKGIASSRATATAQPAATNEPEVKPDGPLPVFAFAEESHDFGTINEGDKVIHVFEFENTGDAPLIISDAKGSCGCTVPEWPKEPIGIGEKGEIKVEFNSRKKPGIQNKTVTITANTFPKQTRIKIKANVTPAATDS comes from the coding sequence ATGAGAAACATAACATTATTATCAGCAGTCGTTGCTGTATTCGCACTCACTATGACTGGATGTTCGAATGCAGATTTGGAAAGCAGAGTATCAAGACTTGAAGGCAGAGTTGCTGAACTCGAAGGAAAAGGCATAGCAAGCTCTAGAGCTACTGCCACTGCACAACCTGCAGCTACCAACGAACCCGAAGTAAAGCCTGATGGTCCACTTCCAGTATTTGCATTCGCGGAGGAATCTCACGATTTCGGTACGATCAACGAAGGAGACAAAGTCATCCACGTATTTGAATTCGAAAACACAGGAGATGCTCCGCTAATCATCTCTGATGCCAAAGGTTCATGTGGATGTACCGTACCAGAATGGCCAAAAGAGCCAATCGGAATCGGCGAAAAAGGAGAAATCAAGGTAGAGTTCAACAGTAGAAAAAAACCAGGCATCCAAAACAAAACGGTGACTATCACTGCCAATACGTTTCCTAAACAAACGAGAATCAAAATCAAGGCAAACGTCACCCCAGCTGCTACGGATAGCTAA
- a CDS encoding YtxH domain-containing protein produces MSKNSNSLLAFLTGAATGAILGILYAPDKGENTRDKLTYRLDKYRKKLDEVLQEFIEGKELTDNDAKTEGQKIVDDAKEKAERLLDDVNGLINQIKGEEVES; encoded by the coding sequence ATGAGCAAAAATTCAAATTCGCTATTAGCATTTTTAACTGGTGCAGCAACGGGCGCCATCCTAGGGATATTGTATGCTCCTGACAAGGGAGAAAATACTAGAGACAAACTCACCTACCGCCTCGACAAGTACCGCAAAAAACTCGATGAGGTCCTACAGGAATTCATCGAAGGCAAAGAACTCACTGACAATGACGCCAAAACAGAAGGTCAAAAAATAGTCGATGATGCCAAAGAAAAAGCAGAAAGACTATTGGATGATGTCAACGGACTGATCAACCAAATCAAAGGCGAAGAAGTCGAATCATGA
- the nusB gene encoding transcription antitermination factor NusB — protein sequence MQAIFAYHTAKQADYNICRQKAQNQFLPDLNSMEVQDKEALSKMRELTGKTYDQIHLGGVDSIEPDTAPEIIKEARHFLKEWENKLPENKLHFKKRMLSDLNAISDDYIKILTFMLEIEELIEGQKRKKGIEHNNFAKNAIIVGLKKSEAFQNERARKNITWDTDRIKTWHKEYLKTQEFYEEYDNMAQAKYEDDLEFILQLYKTIVFKNEIIDEYFESSDIGWTENKTILKSMVLKTIKSIDESGSEPLLMELSKNWDEDLDFLKELFDMAIDDEEELEEMIKEKSKNWEIERVAITDRIILEMAISEMTHFPSIPVKVTINEYIELSKQYSTPKSKQFVNGLLDVLSVDLQKQGRIKKSGRGLLDNK from the coding sequence ATGCAAGCGATATTTGCATACCATACCGCCAAACAAGCAGACTACAACATCTGCAGACAAAAGGCGCAGAATCAATTCTTGCCAGACCTGAACTCCATGGAGGTACAGGACAAAGAGGCCCTAAGCAAAATGAGGGAACTCACCGGCAAAACGTATGATCAGATTCATTTGGGAGGGGTGGATAGCATCGAACCCGACACAGCTCCAGAGATCATCAAAGAAGCACGACACTTCCTGAAAGAGTGGGAAAACAAACTTCCCGAAAACAAACTCCATTTCAAAAAGCGAATGCTCTCCGATCTCAATGCCATATCGGACGACTACATCAAAATCCTCACTTTCATGCTAGAGATTGAGGAATTGATCGAAGGACAAAAGAGGAAAAAAGGCATCGAGCACAATAACTTCGCAAAAAATGCCATCATCGTTGGCCTCAAAAAGTCCGAAGCCTTTCAAAACGAACGTGCGAGAAAAAACATCACTTGGGACACCGACCGAATCAAGACTTGGCACAAAGAATATCTCAAAACTCAGGAATTCTACGAAGAGTACGACAACATGGCGCAAGCAAAATACGAAGATGACCTTGAGTTTATACTACAACTCTACAAAACGATCGTCTTCAAAAACGAGATCATCGACGAATACTTCGAGTCATCAGATATCGGATGGACCGAAAACAAGACCATACTCAAAAGCATGGTCTTGAAAACCATCAAATCTATCGACGAATCCGGTAGCGAACCTCTACTCATGGAACTGTCCAAAAACTGGGACGAAGACCTTGACTTCCTAAAAGAGCTCTTCGACATGGCTATCGATGATGAAGAAGAACTCGAAGAAATGATCAAAGAAAAGTCAAAGAATTGGGAAATAGAGCGTGTAGCCATCACCGATCGTATCATTCTCGAAATGGCGATCTCTGAGATGACACACTTCCCTTCGATCCCGGTCAAAGTCACAATCAACGAATACATCGAATTGTCCAAACAATACAGTACACCAAAAAGTAAACAGTTTGTAAATGGATTGCTTGATGTACTTTCAGTAGATTTACAGAAGCAAGGACGCATAAAGAAAAGTGGAAGAGGACTCTTAGACAATAAATAA
- a CDS encoding Glu/Leu/Phe/Val dehydrogenase dimerization domain-containing protein, whose product MIELTETMNNEAVSIFSDIESMNHEQVVLCHDKETGLKAIIAIHNTVLGPSMGGTRMWHYATDQEAMTDALRLSRGMTLKNSIAGLNIGGGKAVIIGEASQLKNEALMRRFGKFVHSLGGKYYTAEDVNMTTRDMEYIRMETPYVTGLPDYMGGAGDPSPYTAYGVFVGMKAAAKRAYGSESLSGKKVLVQGTGNVGTHLIDYLTKDGAKVSVSDIFEDKIKRITDRFSVEVVAADQVATAPVDIYAPCALGGTINDDSLGLLSCDIVAGAANNQLLDETVHGQKLLDKGILYAPDFLINGGGITNVYYEYAGNHSHDRVMAQTEKIYDTTLSVFDMSQKTNTTPHQAAIKIAEDRIKSIGNIKLPL is encoded by the coding sequence ATGATAGAATTGACAGAAACTATGAACAACGAAGCTGTCTCGATCTTTTCAGATATTGAAAGTATGAATCATGAGCAAGTCGTACTATGCCATGACAAGGAGACAGGGCTCAAGGCCATCATCGCCATACACAACACCGTACTCGGCCCATCCATGGGCGGCACACGAATGTGGCACTACGCCACCGATCAGGAAGCCATGACAGACGCACTGCGACTATCGCGAGGTATGACACTCAAAAATTCCATCGCAGGACTCAACATCGGCGGGGGTAAAGCCGTCATCATTGGCGAGGCATCCCAACTCAAGAACGAAGCGTTGATGAGGCGTTTTGGCAAATTCGTACACAGCCTAGGTGGCAAATACTACACCGCCGAAGATGTCAATATGACCACACGTGACATGGAGTACATTCGCATGGAGACTCCCTATGTCACAGGTTTGCCCGACTACATGGGAGGAGCAGGAGATCCCTCTCCTTATACAGCCTATGGCGTGTTCGTAGGAATGAAGGCCGCAGCTAAGCGCGCCTATGGATCAGAAAGCCTATCTGGCAAAAAAGTACTCGTCCAAGGCACGGGAAATGTCGGTACTCACCTCATCGACTACCTGACCAAAGACGGAGCAAAAGTATCGGTATCCGACATCTTCGAAGACAAAATCAAACGCATCACAGACCGATTCAGTGTGGAAGTCGTCGCTGCGGACCAAGTAGCCACTGCACCCGTAGACATCTATGCACCTTGCGCACTCGGAGGCACGATCAACGACGACAGTCTCGGCCTCTTGAGCTGTGACATCGTCGCAGGTGCCGCCAACAACCAATTGCTCGACGAAACCGTACATGGTCAGAAGTTGCTGGACAAAGGCATCCTCTATGCGCCAGACTTCCTCATCAATGGAGGTGGAATCACCAATGTATACTACGAGTATGCTGGCAATCACAGTCATGACAGAGTGATGGCACAGACCGAAAAAATATACGACACGACCTTGTCTGTTTTTGACATGAGTCAAAAAACAAACACAACTCCTCATCAAGCCGCTATCAAAATAGCCGAGGATAGAATAAAATCAATAGGTAATATTAAGTTACCTTTATAA
- a CDS encoding ABC transporter ATP-binding protein — translation MRDLAHINKYLLKYKYHLLLGTLFIVIANLFGVVPAVVVRYSFDLIQESFQLYNLFEGLELQASTYDSFVLSIIVFAAIILLSALLRGFFMFFMRQTIIVMSRLVEYDLKNEIYEHYQSLPLSFYRRNNTGDLMNRISEDVSKVRMYVGPAIMYGVNLATMFMIVIPFMLSINVELTLYSLIPLPFLSFSIYYVNNIINKRSEEIQVSQSNLSTFVQEAFSGIRVIKSFVREKDYDQSFAAASDDYKTKSLRLAFVQALFFPLIMGLIGLSVILTVYMGSVGVLRGELSTGNIAEFIIYVNMLTWPVTALGWVTSIIQSAAASQKRVNEFLSVKNDIVSKKNMKKDIVGDLVFDGVSFTYPDSGIQALKNVSFEVSSGDSIAIIGTTGSGKSTIANLICRMYDASSGEVRIDGSPIKDYYIPSIRQSIGYVPQDVFLFSESIKENIAFGNPNITEEEVQAAADHADLTENLSKFPEGMDTVLGERGITLSGGQKQRVSIARAIARSPKVIILDDCLSAVDTKTENSILNSMKKIMVGKTTVIISHRVSSAQLADKIIVLDQGVIVEQGSHTELIAQAGIYRSLYEKQIQGEETRTT, via the coding sequence ATGAGAGATCTCGCCCACATCAATAAATATCTCCTCAAGTACAAGTATCACTTACTTTTAGGTACTTTGTTTATCGTAATAGCCAATCTTTTTGGGGTGGTCCCAGCAGTGGTTGTGCGTTATTCATTTGATTTGATTCAGGAGAGTTTTCAGTTGTACAATTTATTTGAGGGGTTGGAGCTACAGGCATCGACGTATGACTCATTTGTATTGAGTATCATCGTATTTGCCGCGATTATTCTTTTGTCGGCACTGCTGCGTGGTTTTTTCATGTTTTTCATGCGACAGACGATCATTGTGATGTCTCGTTTGGTCGAGTACGATCTCAAAAATGAAATCTACGAGCATTATCAAAGCTTACCGTTGAGTTTCTATCGCCGCAACAATACCGGGGATTTGATGAATCGAATCTCAGAGGATGTGAGCAAAGTACGGATGTACGTCGGTCCGGCTATCATGTATGGAGTCAACCTTGCGACGATGTTTATGATTGTCATACCCTTTATGCTTTCCATCAATGTGGAACTTACTCTGTATTCGTTGATTCCATTGCCATTTTTGTCTTTCAGCATCTACTATGTCAACAACATCATCAACAAGCGGTCAGAGGAAATACAGGTTAGCCAATCGAACCTCTCGACTTTTGTACAGGAAGCTTTTTCGGGCATCCGAGTGATCAAGTCTTTCGTGCGAGAGAAGGATTATGATCAGTCTTTTGCTGCGGCTAGTGATGATTACAAAACTAAATCTCTGCGTTTGGCCTTTGTACAGGCTTTGTTTTTTCCGTTGATCATGGGGTTGATAGGCTTGAGTGTGATCTTGACTGTATATATGGGGTCGGTAGGTGTCCTCAGAGGAGAACTCAGTACAGGCAATATCGCGGAATTTATCATCTATGTCAACATGCTAACATGGCCTGTGACTGCACTGGGTTGGGTGACGAGTATCATACAAAGTGCTGCAGCTTCGCAAAAACGGGTCAACGAATTTTTGAGTGTGAAAAATGATATTGTGTCGAAGAAGAACATGAAGAAGGATATCGTGGGTGACTTGGTTTTTGACGGGGTGAGTTTCACGTATCCCGACTCAGGGATCCAAGCACTTAAGAATGTGTCCTTTGAAGTGTCGTCAGGGGATTCGATTGCGATCATCGGTACGACAGGATCTGGTAAGAGCACGATCGCAAATCTCATCTGTAGAATGTACGATGCGTCTAGTGGCGAGGTGCGTATCGATGGCTCTCCTATCAAAGATTATTATATTCCATCCATACGACAGTCGATTGGCTATGTGCCTCAGGATGTGTTTTTGTTTTCGGAGAGTATCAAGGAGAATATTGCTTTTGGCAACCCCAATATCACTGAGGAGGAGGTACAAGCTGCGGCGGATCATGCAGATTTGACAGAAAATTTATCAAAATTTCCAGAGGGGATGGATACCGTCCTCGGTGAGCGAGGAATCACCCTGTCTGGAGGACAAAAACAACGTGTATCGATTGCGAGAGCCATCGCACGTTCTCCGAAGGTTATTATTTTGGATGATTGTCTCTCCGCGGTGGATACCAAAACAGAAAACAGTATCCTCAACAGCATGAAGAAAATCATGGTAGGCAAGACCACTGTGATCATCTCCCATCGAGTCTCTAGTGCCCAACTGGCAGACAAAATCATCGTCCTCGATCAAGGGGTAATCGTAGAGCAAGGTTCGCACACCGAGCTCATCGCGCAGGCGGGGATCTACCGCAGTTTGTATGAGAAGCAAATCCAAGGTGAGGAGACACGAACTACGTAA
- a CDS encoding DUF4270 family protein → MEQVEIIAKKIGKSWVILVGIIVAGLVASCSDTDPEIGSDFFDDVSFEVVTWDTVTMQLSTVQLDSMVTSSPIRLLLGKASHVDLGEITAEPYFQVGDNAITDFPVGADFRYLRTSLTLYFDHYYYGDTSQLMEIQIQELGEELEYDDDSRLYNFSVVPAVTNGGDEPIVFGAETLYPQPIKLDSIEIEILADRGQQIYDFLSEGEVDIEDFKDFIKGFKITTPTVGCVLGFKPEAVLRVYYDDLADETSDEEEVLEFGMGEGDLSFNHIEVLRSGTLDASIDQGAIASSLSAHRSYVQSGLGLGLRLDLPYIREILARDEELLLDKVEIELMVQNEFPEELAMLQTLAVYRVDEDNDELRLYEMPMSVSLNLEYGYDRYYTIDITEFVEEQLELDTELNEDGLLIRYADETFNASLNHLILADQQNSDEKSKIKLNVIRIK, encoded by the coding sequence ATGGAACAGGTAGAAATTATAGCTAAAAAGATAGGAAAGTCGTGGGTGATTCTGGTAGGGATTATCGTTGCAGGGCTGGTAGCTTCTTGCTCAGATACAGACCCGGAGATCGGCTCTGATTTTTTTGATGATGTGTCGTTTGAAGTGGTGACCTGGGATACGGTGACGATGCAACTGTCTACAGTGCAGCTCGATAGCATGGTGACGAGCAGTCCTATACGCTTGCTCCTAGGCAAGGCCAGTCACGTCGACTTGGGAGAGATTACTGCCGAACCATATTTTCAGGTGGGTGACAATGCCATTACAGATTTTCCCGTTGGAGCAGACTTTAGATATTTGCGCACGAGTTTGACGCTTTACTTTGACCACTATTACTATGGGGATACGAGTCAGCTCATGGAGATACAGATTCAAGAGCTGGGGGAGGAACTGGAGTACGATGACGATAGTCGATTGTACAATTTTTCGGTAGTACCTGCTGTCACGAATGGGGGAGACGAACCGATAGTTTTTGGAGCGGAGACTCTGTACCCCCAGCCGATCAAATTGGACTCGATAGAGATCGAGATCCTCGCCGATAGAGGACAGCAGATTTACGATTTTTTGTCAGAGGGCGAGGTAGATATTGAGGACTTCAAAGATTTTATAAAAGGATTTAAGATCACCACGCCGACTGTGGGTTGTGTGTTGGGTTTCAAGCCTGAAGCAGTGTTGAGAGTGTACTACGATGATCTAGCGGATGAGACGTCGGATGAGGAGGAAGTGCTCGAATTTGGAATGGGAGAAGGAGACCTGTCTTTCAACCACATAGAGGTGCTCCGGTCGGGTACACTGGATGCTAGTATCGATCAAGGAGCTATAGCGTCAAGTCTCTCAGCTCATCGCAGTTACGTACAGTCTGGCTTAGGGCTGGGTCTGCGACTCGACCTGCCATATATCCGCGAGATCTTGGCACGAGACGAAGAGTTGTTGCTGGACAAGGTAGAGATTGAGCTCATGGTGCAAAACGAGTTTCCAGAGGAGTTGGCTATGCTACAGACGCTGGCGGTCTACCGTGTCGATGAGGACAATGATGAGTTGAGGCTGTACGAAATGCCTATGTCGGTGAGCCTCAATCTTGAATACGGCTATGACCGCTACTATACCATAGATATCACGGAGTTTGTCGAAGAACAGCTTGAGTTGGATACCGAACTCAACGAGGACGGATTACTCATTCGCTATGCGGACGAGACCTTCAACGCATCACTGAATCACCTCATTCTAGCTGATCAGCAAAACAGTGACGAGAAAAGTAAAATCAAGTTAAACGTAATTAGAATAAAATAA
- a CDS encoding kelch repeat-containing protein → MRSKWRMLVSFFVLGLLVSCVTEDDSTIEDGNWVRKSSFEGVGRSGAVSFVIGGKAYVGLGFDGDDYLTDFWSYDADQNFWKQVSDFPGIGRSGAVAFAIGEKGYVATGYNGEELEEELGDFWEYNSTTDTWTQLEDFGGSARYKAVAFALDGVGYVGTGYDGNYLKDFWQYNPATAEWTQVVSLQGEKRRGAVSFVADDYAYILTGTNNGLYESDFWEFGSSDDSWTQLEDVDEDEDNEEVLRTDAVAFELDGKGYITVGSFGANQNTTWEYTPGSGVWLEKTAFEGTGRSGAVGFTINGRSFVALGQSGSERFDDIWEFLPNETYDEDD, encoded by the coding sequence ATGAGAAGTAAATGGAGAATGCTGGTTTCCTTTTTTGTACTGGGGCTATTGGTGTCATGTGTCACTGAGGACGACAGTACGATCGAAGATGGAAACTGGGTAAGAAAATCTTCCTTTGAGGGAGTCGGTAGATCGGGGGCAGTGTCCTTTGTGATCGGCGGAAAAGCCTATGTAGGGTTAGGGTTTGATGGAGACGACTATTTGACGGATTTTTGGTCGTATGACGCGGATCAAAACTTCTGGAAGCAGGTTAGTGACTTTCCAGGGATCGGAAGATCAGGAGCTGTGGCATTTGCTATAGGAGAAAAAGGGTATGTTGCGACAGGCTACAACGGGGAAGAACTCGAAGAGGAGCTTGGGGATTTTTGGGAGTACAATAGTACTACGGATACTTGGACTCAGCTCGAAGATTTTGGCGGGAGTGCGCGCTACAAGGCCGTTGCTTTCGCATTGGATGGAGTTGGTTATGTAGGGACTGGATATGATGGCAATTACCTCAAGGATTTTTGGCAATACAATCCAGCGACTGCTGAATGGACTCAGGTTGTGAGTCTCCAAGGGGAGAAGCGTCGAGGAGCAGTGTCTTTTGTGGCCGATGACTATGCTTACATTTTGACGGGGACCAACAACGGGCTGTATGAGTCGGATTTTTGGGAGTTTGGTTCGTCCGATGATAGCTGGACACAACTCGAAGATGTCGACGAGGATGAAGACAATGAGGAGGTGCTCCGTACAGATGCAGTGGCGTTTGAGCTAGATGGCAAGGGGTACATCACCGTAGGGTCATTTGGTGCCAATCAAAACACAACGTGGGAATATACGCCAGGATCGGGTGTTTGGCTAGAGAAAACCGCCTTCGAAGGAACAGGGAGGTCAGGGGCTGTAGGTTTTACCATCAATGGTCGCTCGTTTGTGGCACTAGGTCAGAGTGGATCAGAGCGGTTTGACGATATTTGGGAGTTTTTGCCCAACGAGACGTACGACGAAGATGATTGA
- a CDS encoding tetratricopeptide repeat protein produces MTRLIKTGFIGLLVFIAPLSVWCNSGKIDSLKTLLKSTLSDQQRVNIMLSISKEFHRNDSDSALYYVEKSLALSEKTNYQAGLAKSLRRLGLIYSLKANYAAALPASQRSLLLFQALGDTTNTINSLNNLGGLYRKLGQYAEAFEYYQEAENIAKAIKSDGLTAITYNNLGILYKTVGEYDSAIVYYFKSIELKQKRNMSVSSNYTNIGLIKLDLGDYNDAEEYFSKALELEALSNDHWGVANCLENIGSVKLQTGQYDEAYDYFEQALDGFVKLQAKSSIAINYDYLGQVLLKQRRYTLANEYLEKSKDLYHEINDKLGLSQINNTLAQSNLHIRQFDLSTAQALESLHLAQDIGALKEASEAAKTLYEIYGQLEDGKNTYKFSKLHIQLKDSLFDNQKLEYITRLESKQQLSLIERENLLLMKENQLREKKLEASHLRIQRQNIIQMALIVCLICAIVTALIWYLFNHKKRKTIRILEELNNEILLQKEKIANQAIELHQVNGEMRSMNESLEFLVKERTKKIESQNEKLRDYAFANSHEVRAPLSNLLGLINISKFENLSSEEQELIIEKIHSSALDLDHVITKVNKILEEEKL; encoded by the coding sequence TCTGAAAACGCTACTGAAGTCTACTCTTTCTGACCAACAAAGGGTAAACATCATGCTGTCGATTTCAAAAGAATTTCATCGCAATGACTCAGATTCCGCCTTGTATTATGTAGAAAAATCTTTAGCACTTTCCGAAAAAACCAACTACCAAGCAGGGCTTGCCAAATCACTACGCAGATTAGGCTTAATATATAGCCTCAAAGCCAACTACGCGGCAGCATTGCCCGCTTCTCAGCGCTCCTTGCTACTTTTTCAAGCCCTTGGCGACACTACCAACACCATCAATTCACTCAACAATCTCGGAGGTCTATACCGTAAATTGGGGCAATACGCTGAAGCATTTGAGTACTATCAAGAAGCTGAGAACATTGCAAAAGCAATCAAAAGCGATGGACTCACCGCCATCACTTACAACAACCTTGGCATACTGTACAAAACCGTAGGAGAGTACGACAGTGCCATTGTCTATTACTTCAAATCAATAGAGCTCAAACAAAAACGCAACATGTCTGTGAGCTCTAACTATACAAACATAGGGCTAATAAAGCTCGACCTTGGAGACTACAATGACGCTGAAGAATACTTCAGCAAAGCACTAGAGCTCGAAGCACTTTCGAATGACCACTGGGGTGTCGCCAATTGTTTGGAAAACATTGGCTCAGTCAAACTACAAACTGGCCAATACGACGAAGCATACGACTATTTCGAGCAAGCCCTCGACGGATTTGTCAAGCTCCAAGCCAAATCAAGCATCGCCATCAACTACGACTACCTGGGACAAGTCTTGCTCAAACAAAGACGGTATACGCTGGCCAACGAATACCTGGAAAAATCAAAGGACTTGTATCATGAAATCAACGATAAACTAGGGCTGTCTCAAATCAACAACACCCTAGCACAAAGCAACTTACACATCCGTCAATTCGACCTATCCACAGCTCAAGCGCTAGAGTCTCTCCACTTGGCACAAGATATAGGCGCACTCAAGGAAGCCTCAGAAGCAGCCAAAACACTGTATGAAATCTACGGACAATTGGAAGACGGCAAAAACACCTACAAGTTCTCAAAATTGCACATTCAGCTCAAAGACAGCCTCTTTGACAACCAAAAGCTAGAGTATATCACTCGACTAGAATCCAAACAACAACTCTCGCTCATCGAAAGAGAAAATCTTCTCTTGATGAAGGAAAACCAACTTCGCGAGAAAAAATTAGAGGCTTCTCACCTGAGAATTCAACGACAAAACATCATTCAGATGGCATTGATTGTCTGCTTGATTTGTGCAATTGTCACTGCTTTGATTTGGTACTTGTTCAACCACAAAAAACGAAAAACGATCCGCATTCTGGAAGAGCTCAATAACGAGATCCTACTCCAAAAAGAAAAAATAGCCAATCAGGCCATCGAGCTTCATCAAGTCAACGGAGAGATGAGAAGCATGAATGAGTCCTTGGAATTTCTCGTGAAAGAAAGGACGAAAAAAATAGAGTCTCAAAACGAAAAACTGAGAGACTATGCCTTTGCCAACTCCCACGAAGTCCGCGCTCCCCTCTCCAACCTCCTAGGCCTGATCAACATTTCTAAGTTTGAAAACCTAAGTAGTGAAGAGCAAGAACTCATCATTGAGAAGATTCACAGCTCAGCCTTGGACCTAGATCACGTCATCACCAAAGTCAATAAGATCCTTGAGGAAGAGAAACTATAA